CCGCTGGTTCGCAAGAGAGGCCCGGGCAGCCTCGAGGCACGGTCCGTCGAGGCCAGGGCCCGCCCGGGCAGGCCGCGGGCCTCCCGCCTGCCCAGGCCCCTCGGCCAGAGGAGCCCGCAGGCAGGGGCGcgccgggggctgcggggacaCCCCGGGGGAGTGGGGCCGGGCCCCACCCCCCGGCCCGGGCCCCCCGCGGCGCTGAGTCACGGCGCGGTACCGGGAGGGCCTCGGgcaccgcccgcccgccccgcctgAGGCCTCGTGGGGGCCGCGGACTCCGGGCGGGGGTCGGCGGGGCCTAGCGCGCCCtgcccccggcccggcccctcccctccccggaGCTCACCGCCATTTTGGAGGGGGGTCTGCGGAGCCTGCGCAGGAGTGATCGGGGGGAGAAGGCCGAGGAagccgccgccatcttggagAGGGGCAGCGCCGCGGCGGCCCCGCCCGCCTCTTCCGGAAGGGCCGCCCCTGCCGCGCGCGCAGAGACTCCGCGCACCGGAAGCGCGCGccaccgcccgcccgcccgcccgctccTTCCGCCCTGCGCAGCCCCTCCGGCCCCGGGAGTGGCTCTGCCGGAGCAGCGAGCGGCGCCACAGTGAGCGCGCAGCGGCCCACGGCCCCCGCGCTCCTcggaggggggcggggggagggaggaggggggtaGGGGTGTTCCGCGCGAACCCCGGGTGGAGCCAATTGGCTGCGTCCCGGGCGCCACCTGGCGGCGGCCAATGGGAGCCCCGGGGTCTCGGGGTCTCCCGGCCAATGGGAGGGTGCGGCGCGGACTGCGAGGGTGTCGGCAGCTGATTGGCTGATGCCCAGGCGACGGGGAGCTGATTGGCGGGTGCTGGTGTAGTGGGGAAGGGTACCCGGAGTTGATTGGCTAACGCCGTGATGAGACTTAAGGGGTAGGGGGTGAGGTGGGAGGTGATTGGTGGGCACAGTGGGAATGGGGCAGGCGGTAGGGAGTTGATTAGTGGAGCCGTGGTGGTGGGGCAGGCGGGAGGGAGCTGATTGGCCATCCCGGAGGCGCGGGGCAGCCTCATGTCCCGACGGATGCCCGCAGGTCAGAGCCCAGGGTGGTGCTGTCAGCGATGGGTCCTGGGACAGAGCCGTCAGAGGCGCCTGGGGAGGCCTCGGAGGGGTGAGCCCTGTCCCACTACCGCCCCCCTTGCAGCCCCCCCGGCATCCCctcacctccctgccccccagGACCGTCTACTTGGACCACAACGCCACCACCCCGCTGGCCCCCGAGGTGGCCCGTGCCGTGCAGGATGCTCTGTGCCAGGCCTGGGGCAACCCTAGCAGCTCCCACCCTGCAGGTGGGACCCCGGGCACCCATGTGGCGGCTCCTGGCTGCAAGCGGGCCCAGCCCCGTGGCTTGGGGGGCTGaggtggagctgctgctctcctcccgCAGGCAGGAAGGCGAAGGAGCTGGTTGGCAGCGCCCGGGAGAGCCTGGCCAGGATGGTGGGAGGCCGGCCGGAGGACATCGTCTTCACCTCGGGGGGCACGGAGGTGTGGCCGTCACCCCCTGTCCACCACCTGCCCTCTCTCCAGTGGCTGTAGGGAGGGCAGGGATGACGGGCGCCGTGCTCCTGCTGTGCCTTCATTCCCTCCCAGGCCAACAACATGGTGATCCACACCGCCTGCCGGCACTTCCAGGAGAGCCAGGCCGGGCCGGGAGACAGCCGGGGAGTGCCGCACATCGTGACCTCAAGTGTGGAGCACGACTCCATCCGCCTGCCCCTGGAGCAGCTGGTGAAGGAGCGACGGGCGGGTGAGCGGTGGAGAGGCCACTGGGGACAGGGCCAGAACAGCTGGCTGCAGATGGGTTGGCAAGGGGGGGCTGTCATCTGCAGAGAAAGACAAGGATCTGCTGGTTCTTTGACATTGTTCCTTCACCTCCAACGGGCACTGACCCCagctcagtctggagaagaggaggtttaGGGGAGACCTCCTCACTCtccacaactccctgaaaggagggtgtagccaggtgggggtcggtctcttctgCCCggcagctaccagtaagacaagaggacatggacttaagctctgacAGGggtggtttaggttggatattaggaaaaaattctttacagagagggcattggaatgggctgcccagggaggtggtggattctctgtccctggaggtttctaagaagagactgaatatggcactcagtgtcatggtctggtaaccacggtggcagtggatcaagggtttgacttgatgatctcagaggtcctttccaacccagctgattctgtgaccCAGAGAGTCACaggtgggtttgggttggatgggactttaaagatcatccagttcccaTCCCCTGCTACATGCAGGGAAACCTTGCACTatcccaggttgctccaaccCTCATCCAACccggccttgaacacctccagcgAAGGGCCATGACTCTCCTTGTGGTGTCCTGTTCCCTCAAGCCATGTTGTTCCCCCTGTTGACATCTCCCACTTGCACCCCAAGCTCTGTGGTGCCCTCTGCccacctgcctgctgcctgcacaggtcccctgcctgctcaggcagccctgggcactgccaggCTTCCTGCCAGACAGCAGGGCTTGTCTCTGGGCTTGCAGAAGCCACGTTTGTGCCTGTGTCCCCACGAAGCGGGCAGGCTGAGGTGGATGATGTCCTCGCTGCCATCCAACCGACCACCTGCCTGGTTACCATCATGCTGGCCAACAATGAGACAGGGGTCATCATGGTGAGCCCGAGGGCAGCAAGTGGGACCGGGTGGGAGATGTCCTCACAAAAGCAGGGTTGCTGAGGGGCAGTGGGCAGCCCCTGGGACACAGACCCTCTTCCCTTCCGCAGCCTGTGGCCGAGCTGAGCCTGCGACTCCGTGCCCTCAACCAGCAGCGTGCAGCAGAGGGGATGCCCCGAGTGCTGCTGCACACGGATGCGGCGCAGATGATCGGCAAGGGGCACGTGGATGT
The nucleotide sequence above comes from Heliangelus exortis chromosome 9, bHelExo1.hap1, whole genome shotgun sequence. Encoded proteins:
- the SCLY gene encoding selenocysteine lyase isoform X2, which translates into the protein MGPGTEPSEAPGEASEGTVYLDHNATTPLAPEVARAVQDALCQAWGNPSSSHPAGRKAKELVGSARESLARMVGGRPEDIVFTSGGTEANNMVIHTACRHFQESQAGPGDSRGVPHIVTSSVEHDSIRLPLEQLVKERRAEATFVPVSPRSGQAEVDDVLAAIQPTTCLVTIMLANNETGVIMPVAELSLRLRALNQQRAAEGMPRVLLHTDAAQMIGKGHVDVQELGVDYLTIVGHKFYGPRIGALYARGPGTTTPLHPLLFGGGQERNFRPGTENTPMIAGLGQAAELVSKNWEAYEAHMRDVRDYLEARLEASFGKQRIHLNSHFTGSKRLCNTSNFSILGPGLQGRRVLACCKRLLASVGAACHSEKGDRPSSILLSCGIPYEVARNALRLSVGRDTTHTDVDLAVQDLVQAVAQLDQDQAL
- the SCLY gene encoding selenocysteine lyase isoform X3, which encodes MGPGTEPSEAPGEASEGTVYLDHNATTPLAPEVARAVQDALCQAWGNPSSSHPAGRKAKELVGSARESLARMVGGRPEDIVFTSGGTEESQAGPGDSRGVPHIVTSSVEHDSIRLPLEQLVKERRAEATFVPVSPRSGQAEVDDVLAAIQPTTCLVTIMLANNETGVIMPVAELSLRLRALNQQRAAEGMPRVLLHTDAAQMIGKGHVDVQELGVDYLTIVGHKFYGPRIGALYARGPGTTTPLHPLLFGGGQERNFRPGTENTPMIAGLGQAAELVSKNWEAYEAHMRDVRDYLEARLEASFGKQRIHLNSHFTGSKRLCNTSNFSILGPGLQGRRVLACCKRLLASVGAACHSEKGDRPSSILLSCGIPYEVARNALRLSVGRDTTHTDVDLAVQDLVQAVAQLDQDQAL
- the SCLY gene encoding selenocysteine lyase isoform X1; this translates as MGPGTEPSEAPGEASEGTVYLDHNATTPLAPEVARAVQDALCQAWGNPSSSHPAGRKAKELVGSARESLARMVGGRPEDIVFTSGGTEANNMVIHTACRHFQESQAGPGDSRGVPHIVTSSVEHDSIRLPLEQLVKERRAGSPGHCQASCQTAGLVSGLAEATFVPVSPRSGQAEVDDVLAAIQPTTCLVTIMLANNETGVIMPVAELSLRLRALNQQRAAEGMPRVLLHTDAAQMIGKGHVDVQELGVDYLTIVGHKFYGPRIGALYARGPGTTTPLHPLLFGGGQERNFRPGTENTPMIAGLGQAAELVSKNWEAYEAHMRDVRDYLEARLEASFGKQRIHLNSHFTGSKRLCNTSNFSILGPGLQGRRVLACCKRLLASVGAACHSEKGDRPSSILLSCGIPYEVARNALRLSVGRDTTHTDVDLAVQDLVQAVAQLDQDQAL